Proteins co-encoded in one Ralstonia sp. RRA genomic window:
- a CDS encoding 3-hydroxylaminophenol mutase, which translates to MSQSIADVMKLVKENDVKFVDFRFTDTKGKEQHVSVPVSHFDEDKFESGHAFDGSSIAGWKGIEASDMLLVPDANTAHVDPFYEEPTLVLTCDVVEPSDGKGYDRDPRSIAKRAEAYLKSTGLGDTAYFGPEPEFFIFDGVTWNVDMQGCFVKIQSEEAPWSSGKEFEHGNSGHRPGKKGGYFPVAPIDTFQDMRSEMCLILESLGIPVEVHHHEVAGQGQNEIGTKFSTLVQRADWTQLQKYVIQNVAHTYGKTATFMPKPVVGDNGSGMHVHQSVWKDGQNLFAGNGYAGLSEFALYYIGGIIKHARALNAITNPGTNSYKRLVPGFEAPVKLAYSARNRSASIRIPYVANPKGRRIETRFPDPLMNPYLGFSALLMAGLDGVQNKIHPGEAADKNLYDLPPEEDAKIPTVCASLDSALEHLDKDREFLTRGGVFSNSMIDAYIELKMEEVTRFRMTTHPIEFDMYYSL; encoded by the coding sequence GTGATGAAGCTCGTGAAGGAAAACGACGTCAAGTTCGTCGATTTCCGCTTCACCGATACCAAGGGTAAAGAGCAGCACGTCTCGGTTCCCGTCTCGCATTTCGACGAAGACAAGTTCGAAAGCGGCCACGCATTCGACGGCTCGTCGATCGCCGGCTGGAAGGGCATCGAAGCGTCGGACATGCTGCTGGTGCCGGATGCAAACACCGCCCACGTCGACCCGTTCTACGAAGAGCCGACCCTGGTGCTGACCTGCGACGTGGTCGAGCCGTCGGACGGCAAGGGCTACGACCGCGACCCGCGCTCGATCGCCAAGCGCGCTGAAGCCTACCTGAAGAGCACCGGCCTGGGCGACACCGCCTACTTCGGTCCGGAACCCGAATTCTTCATTTTCGACGGCGTGACGTGGAACGTCGACATGCAAGGCTGCTTCGTGAAGATCCAATCCGAAGAAGCCCCGTGGTCGTCGGGCAAGGAATTCGAGCACGGCAACTCGGGCCACCGTCCGGGCAAGAAGGGCGGCTACTTCCCGGTTGCCCCGATCGACACGTTCCAAGACATGCGCTCGGAAATGTGCCTGATTCTCGAATCGCTGGGCATTCCGGTTGAAGTGCACCACCACGAAGTGGCTGGCCAAGGCCAGAACGAAATCGGCACGAAGTTCAGCACGCTGGTGCAACGCGCCGACTGGACCCAACTGCAAAAGTACGTGATCCAGAACGTCGCACACACCTACGGCAAGACCGCCACGTTCATGCCGAAGCCGGTCGTGGGCGACAACGGTTCGGGCATGCACGTTCACCAGTCGGTGTGGAAGGACGGCCAGAACCTGTTCGCAGGCAACGGCTACGCCGGTCTGTCGGAATTCGCGCTGTACTACATCGGCGGCATCATCAAGCATGCTCGCGCGCTGAACGCCATCACCAACCCGGGTACGAACTCGTACAAGCGTCTGGTGCCGGGCTTCGAGGCTCCGGTCAAGCTGGCCTACTCGGCCCGTAACCGTTCGGCTTCGATCCGTATTCCGTACGTTGCGAACCCGAAGGGCCGCCGTATCGAAACGCGCTTCCCGGATCCGCTGATGAACCCGTACCTGGGCTTCTCGGCCCTGCTGATGGCTGGTCTGGATGGCGTGCAGAACAAGATCCACCCGGGCGAAGCTGCCGACAAGAACCTGTACGACCTGCCGCCGGAAGAGGATGCAAAGATCCCGACCGTGTGCGCAAGCCTGGATTCGGCTCTGGAGCACCTGGACAAGGATCGCGAGTTCCTGACCCGCGGTGGCGTGTTCTCCAACTCGATGATCGACGCCTACATCGAGCTGAAGATGGAAGAAGTCACGCGCTTCCGCATGACCACGCACCCGATCGAGTTCGACATGTACTACTCGCTGTAA
- the glnL gene encoding nitrogen regulation protein NR(II), with translation MRRLIRKAARRDDQEQTTPPVPSAFAGSDIDTGDTIDGPPPIPFSPNAPPLYPGLDAVPNPVLFVRHPSLTIYYANPAAEAALAVSRRQLVEISLYELFADPSELAEMIATVAARQFDAKRRDVSLDRPGHEPLHAHAVVGALDFAPGAVLLELLPNEQKIRSEREERLLDLTSANKELIRNLAHEIKNPLGGIRGAAQLLEFELPERSLREYTQVIIKESDRLQTLVDRLLEPHRHPHIVGDVNIHEVLERVRSVVLAEFPHGLRIVRDYDASLPEFRGDKEQLIQAVLNIVHNAAHALGPRIAQGDGEIILRTRVARQVTIAKRLYKLALDLHVVDNGPGIPEDIRERIFFPLVSGREGGSGLGLTLAQTFVQQHDGLIECESRPGQTDFRILVPLH, from the coding sequence ATGCGTCGACTGATCCGCAAAGCGGCACGCCGCGATGACCAGGAACAGACGACGCCCCCCGTGCCGTCAGCGTTCGCCGGTTCTGACATCGACACCGGCGACACCATCGATGGGCCGCCGCCCATTCCGTTCTCGCCCAACGCGCCGCCGTTGTACCCCGGGCTCGACGCGGTGCCCAATCCCGTCTTGTTCGTCCGCCATCCGTCGCTGACGATCTACTACGCCAACCCCGCCGCTGAAGCCGCCCTGGCCGTGTCTCGCCGCCAGTTGGTGGAGATCTCGCTGTATGAGCTGTTTGCCGACCCGTCCGAGTTGGCGGAAATGATCGCCACGGTGGCCGCTCGCCAGTTCGACGCCAAGCGGCGCGATGTATCGCTCGACCGCCCCGGCCATGAGCCTTTGCATGCGCACGCAGTGGTGGGCGCCCTCGACTTTGCGCCGGGCGCCGTGCTGCTGGAGCTGCTGCCCAATGAGCAGAAGATCCGCAGCGAGCGTGAAGAGCGTCTGCTGGACCTCACCTCCGCCAACAAGGAACTGATCCGCAACCTCGCGCACGAGATCAAGAACCCGCTCGGCGGTATCCGTGGTGCGGCGCAGTTGCTGGAGTTCGAACTGCCCGAGCGGTCGTTGCGCGAATACACCCAGGTCATCATCAAGGAGTCCGACCGGCTGCAGACGCTGGTGGACCGCCTGCTGGAGCCGCACCGGCACCCGCATATCGTGGGCGACGTGAACATCCACGAGGTGCTGGAGCGCGTGCGTTCCGTCGTGCTGGCGGAGTTTCCGCACGGCTTGCGCATCGTGCGGGACTACGACGCCAGCCTGCCGGAGTTCCGCGGCGACAAGGAACAACTGATCCAGGCAGTCCTCAACATCGTTCACAACGCGGCACATGCGCTGGGGCCTCGCATCGCACAGGGCGATGGCGAGATCATTTTGCGCACGCGTGTGGCACGACAAGTCACGATTGCAAAACGTCTTTACAAGCTGGCATTGGACTTGCATGTAGTGGACAACGGTCCTGGGATTCCGGAGGACATCCGCGAGCGAATCTTCTTCCCGCTGGTGTCCGGACGGGAGGGGGGAAGCGGGCTGGGCCTGACGCTCGCGCAGACCTTCGTGCAGCAGCACGATGGCCTGATCGAGTGCGAGAGCAGGCCGGGCCAGACCGATTTCCGCATTCTTGTGCCGCTGCACTGA